The following are from one region of the Hippocampus zosterae strain Florida chromosome 9, ASM2543408v3, whole genome shotgun sequence genome:
- the aspn gene encoding asporin: MRVVLLLCMLTLGSSKYYQHVDVMDIMRNYDVMIADSEDDDDDNNNNYDDQYDNCPLGCHCSPRVVQCSDQGLINVPAKLPSDILMIDLQNNDITQIKEKDFKGLDKLYGLFLINNRISKIHPDAFKNMNRLRLLYLSYNFLTEIPANLPPNIIELRFHENKINRIQRDAFKGLRKLHVLELGANPLANSGIELGAFNGLATLYVGMAETRLTAVPKDLPSSITELNLEYNKIFKVEVEDFIRYKNLQRLSLSFNQIRFVENGSLANIPNIREIQLDNNSLKKVPAGLSSLRYLQVIFLHANKITSVGVNDFCPIRFGEKKTLYSGISLFANPVKYWDIHPATFRCVGGRQGVQLGNFRK; this comes from the exons ATGAGGGTGGTCCTTCTGCTCTGTATGCTGACGCTGGGCAGCAGCAAATACTACCAGCACGTCGACGTCATGGACATCATGAGAAACTACGACGTCATGATTGCTGATTcagaggacgacgacgacgacaataATAACAACTATGACGATCAATACGACAACTGTCCCTTGGGCTGCCATTGCTCGCCCAGAGTGGTACAGTGCTCTGATCAAG GTCTGATCAACGTGCCGGCCAAGCTTCCGAGTGACATCTTGATGATCGACCTCCAAAACAACGACATCACCCAGATCAAGGAAAAGGACTTCAAAGGCCTGGACAAGCTTTAT GGCCTGTTCCTGATCAACAACCGGATCTCAAAGATCCACCCGGACGCCTTCAAGAACATGAACCGCCTGCGCCTGCTCTACCTTTCCTACAACTTCCTGACGGAGATCCCGGCCAATCTGCCGCCCAACATCATCGAGCTGCGCTTCCACGAGAACAAAATCAACAGGATCCAGAGGGACGCCTTCAAAGGCCTTAGGAAGCTCCACGTGCTCG AGTTGGGCGCCAACCCGCTGGCCAACAGCGGCATCGAGCTGGGAGCCTTCAATGGCCTGGCCACGCTCTACGTGGGGATGGCCGAGACCAGGCTGACGGCCGTGCCCAAAG ACCTACCCTCCTCCATCACAGAGCTCAACCTGGAATACAACAAGATCTTCAAGGTGGAAGTGGAAGACTTCATCAGATATAAAAATCTGCAGAG ACTGAGCCTGAGCTTCAACCAAATCCGCTTTGTGGAGAACGGCAGTCTGGCCAACATCCCCAACATCCGCGAGATCCAACTGGACAACAACAGTCTGAAAAAGGTCCCGGCGGGGCTCAGCTCCCTGCGCTACCTCCAG gTGATTTTCCTCCACGCCAACAAAATCACCAGCGTGGGCGTCAACGATTTCTGCCCTATCCGATTTGGCGAGAAAAAGACCTTGTACAGCGGCATCAGCCTGTTTGCCAACCCCGTCAAGTACTGGGACATCCACCCCGCCACCTTCCGATGCGTCGGCGGACGGCAGGGCGTTCAGCTCGGAAACTTCCGCAAGTGA